The genomic window CCCATCGCTGCCTACATTTTCCCCGTAGCCCAAACCCGGGCGCCCCGCTGACACTCACGCGAGTCCAGCCCCACTTGGTAGCAGGCCAGCGGTTCCAACGAAAGCTTGTAGCCCTCGAACCTGGGGTCGAGCAACAGTCGCTTGACGCGCAACGAACAGTTCGCCGCCGCCTCCATGCCGCGGGCCTCGGCCTCAACCGCCGCCGCTGAGGAGAACGGGCTTCCGGAGCGGCCCTCTAAACCTTTTCAGCCGCCGCAGCTCTGAGGCCGTGGCAGCAGAGCCTCCCTCCACCCACTCCGCGAAGGATTCTGGGTAGGAAAGGAGCGCAGAGCCTGCTGGGAATCGTAGTTTTGGAGCCCCTGTTGCCGGCCTTTCAAACGCTCCTGTGCGATTCGTGCTGGGGCAATTGCATTTTGGCTCCTGGTCCTTGTGGGATGggtggggacggggggggggtcaGTGCTTAAGGATCCCCATCATCACCCTAATTCAAAGCAACGCTGGTGAGCTCATAAAGGTTGCTCCTTTTCTACATACATAATAGACAGAACCATAGGAGAGTGCCCAAAATGGATATTTGGGTTACTCCttggtctaaagcaggggtcaccaacgaCCACTGGTGCttcgtgagaaaattttggtggtccgcagaaaaattatttgcattttttatattgcactaaatattatttatattttaaaaccatATTGGTGGTCCgcgagatttaaaattatgaatttaatggcccctgaggtccgaaaggttggtgactcctggtttaaacaagtgtttctcaaccttgaccactttGAGAATCCTAGatttcaagttccagaattccccaagcagccatgttgactggggaattctgggagttgaagtccagatttaacagattaacagagttggaagggccttggTAGGTTATCCAATCCAATGCCCTCAGCaccctagtccaacccccagcacCCAAGCAGGAAAGTCAATAGCATTTCTGAGAAATGACtggccagtctctttttgaacgcttccaatgatgaagctcccacaacttccgaaggcaagctgttccattggttgattgctctcactgtcagaaaatttctccttatttccaggttgaatctccttgatcagtttcaacTCATTTTTCTTTGTCTGGGTTTGGAAAATGGGTGTTGGTTACTcacctgatacgccccttctccGAATGGTCATCATGGGTTATTCCAGCCATGTCTGGATGATGTTTCCACCTGATGGGAGAATAGAGATGAATAGAATTCTtaattggccaagagtgattagACACACACGAAATTTAAAACACAAGGAATTTAAGCCatttaaagtaataaaggcaggataaaaatccaagagacagacagacacagacagttTATTGACTTTGGTTTAGCATATTAAATGAGCTCAATCATTAGGGTTAATGAAATTTTGATTTCTTGGTTATGCTTAGTGTGTTGTATGGATGAGGACACCTAACATGCTATGCCCTAAAACTATGGTCTATGAACAAAATAATCTGCATCCAGACACTAAGCTAAACCAAGATTAAGCAAACCACATTATGTCTTGGTGCAATGGGTCTACTTGCCTTCACAGTCAATGTAACTATTAGGATTTATTTTTAGGTTTAGTTAGAGTAACAATTGGAATTTCCAGATATGTCTTGTTTTCAATGCAGtgaataggatttcctgcctgagcatagtgaataatatagggtttcctacctgagcaactctgttattctgatatgtGTCTTGCCTTGCATCTAGTTACCCATATTATACAAGGATTTCACACTCCAATAAAATGTAAATTGAATTACAAGTTTAttggaaataaaattaattgaaCTGTAAGGGTCCTATTTCTGAATTTTATTGGGATCATTCTGAATTTGGAAGCCACTGTTTACTTCCCTGTGTACCATTTACTTTCATGCCTCCCAAGAAAACTACCTGGAAAAATGAGTGACTGAAATTTactttccattcattttaaataaaGGTCAATTCTTGATGGAACAatcatgtgttttcttttaaaattgttcattattttttctCTGGGACGTTTTCCCCATGTTTCCCATATTCACCAGGATTTCCTAGTGTCTCCCATCCCAAAAAACTAACCCGATCCCGCCTTGAATTCTGGTTGCTTTTCAATAGAACCAAACCaagcttctgtttttttttaaagtaaatcccAAATACAACAGCCAATGGGAATccgcctcctccacctcctttttGCTAAACAGCTAATTTAAAATCAGAAGAAATTGACTGCGGCATCAACATAAATCAACCTAGCGacccaaaagaggaaaaaaaagtgcAGTACAGAAGAGCATTGTGGGAAAAGTAGTTTTTATGTTAAGGCGGCGTGAAGGCGTCATGGGAACGGCTAAGAGACAACGtccttctgggagttgtagttttcGTTGGGCGTCGAGCCGTTAAAGCCATGCGACGGAGAACTACGTTTCCCAAATCTTTCTGCGGGGATTGAGGGAGGCTGTTGCGAGGCTTCTTTCTCTTTAGTTGGGTAAAGTCTGGGGCAACCCGGGGAGAGTTGGTCTTGTCGCGAGTTCGAGGCTCCATCGAAACGGGTCTCCTCGGAGGCTGAGCTCGTGGAGGAGGAAGCAAGGGCTCGACGGAGAGGTAACCCCATTTGTTTAAGCGGGGCGGGCAGTGCATCTATTGGAGGCTTTTGTGCTCGTGTAGAGGTCGATTCCTCTTCGAATTTGCTTGGTATTCCAGTCCCCCTTTTTCCCCATCCCTTCCAGTTTCCCTTCCTTAAAAGAGAAACCGAGCCCAGATCTGACTTTTCAGTCATTGCGAGGCTTTTTTTCAGTGGTTATAGTTTGagcatcatcgtcatcatcgtattattattattattatatgatgAAACTGATGGGCGTGCAACTCAAAGCGTGGAGGACTCAAAAGGGGTGGTTTTCAGAAGAGGAGGGGGATGCCCATTCTTATTCAGTAAACTCAATTGTTTGGCTGCTTGATCCACTCAACACTTGGAAAATTGCAATTGGTACAACAGGGTCACATACTGTAGGTCGCTGAATTTAAATCCCTCTTATATGGGCTGGGTTTTTAGCTGAGTAGGGGATGCATGTTGTGTGAATGCCATCGAAATACATACCGTGcaggttttattttttgtttgtttatttattttgatttgtcaatcctttacaagataataggtataagaataaacatgagtatgaatgaaatggggacGAATTAATGGAGACACTAGGACAGGGTCggtacagacctcttaggaatggggtgagggcctgtgaggtcaatagtagacagtttaaggttaaagttatggagatttgaggatataacaacagagtcaggtagtgcattccaggcattggctgctctgttgctgaagtcgtattttctgcaatcaagtttggtttCTGGGAAATCAGATCCAAATTTGCAACAGGACAAGCTAACTTTGTACCAAGTCACAATATTGATGTCCTTATTTCAGTTGTGGGATCTGCAGGTTGAGGAGCTGTACCAAGAATTTATGGAAGCCAGAGATTACCCTTGAAATAGTTTGCGTCATTGAAATCTCTGCTTTTCAGTAGATCTGGTCTACTTGCACGCAggaggggaaaaatgaacaaGGATGCACAAATGAGAGCAACTATTAATCAAAAATTAATTGAAACAGGAGAACGAGAACGGTATGTGGGTTTTATTTTCTAGTCTACTTGCAGAGCTGTGTTGCTTGCTGGTTGAGAACACTATTTAATGTTTTTCTAGTACCTGGTATGGATATACCATATTTCTAACAATGTTGTTTTTACAGCCTTAAAGAATTACTGAGAGCAAAATTAATTGAATGTGGTTGGAAAGATCAGCTAAAGGCACACTGCAAAGGTAATTGTCACTTGGGAATAGAATGTTACCTCTCACTTCATTAATTGTTCATATGTTGGTACCATGGTCACAAATCTAATATTCATGTAAGATCTATGTTCTCATGTTGCATTTTCAATCACAAATGTATGCTATATagacaatatatttttaaaggaaacaaaTTTCAATGTCACACTAATAACATGATTCCTACGTCTGGCCTGCTTAAGTACCCCTCTTTCCTCTATTTTgtcttttttcaatatttatttgtatcccaccttcattatttttacgaataactcaaggcagtgaacatcttcttcctcctatttccccacaacaatgtGAGGTAGGTTgagttgagagagaatgactggtctaaggttacccagctggctttgaggCAAAGAGTGGGACATGAACTCATGATCTTCTACTAtctagccttgtgccttaaccattagaccaaaccgTCTCTCAgtcattgtatttttttacatTCTGCGATTAATGAAAAATATTAGATATATTTGTAGAATATGCTAAGTTAACTATAAAGCTAGCATGGAATATAACTGGGCTGCCCTGAAAGTAAATTTCTCTTCCTGTTAGCCTGCAAAATAGGCTGTTTATCTAcactctcttcttcccctccttctagcctaattctattttctttcctgGCAAAAGCTACataaaagaatggatggaaattgcAATCAGAATGATTTCTATCCCCAAAGATTATGGACCTCATCTGGGCCCTGTAAGTTGTGTAtcggtgtacacacacacacacactcacacatacagaTATACACACTGCATGGACAAGTTCCTGCCGGCAAGAtttgcatttcttccttcctagagctgagagagggGTGTCTGGCCCAAGGCTGCCCAACTGGCTTTCTGCTTAAAGTATTACTCATAGTCTTCAGGTCTGATGCTTAACCActgcatcaaactggctctctgtattttaaattatttttctttattccaattattttgaaagggaaaatttaaataaaatagcaatgtCAACTAGGTGGCAATGGTGTCTAGTTATAGACAAAGATAGGTTCTTCCAAACAAGGACACAACTGGGTGATCTTGAGTATAAATTGCTGCATTAGTTTTAAATAATGTAGCACTACTTTAATTGAGTTATGCAATTCAACAATTAAGGAACTCAAACACCAAAGCGCTCTAATCTGGATTTCAAAAACTACTCAAAATAGGTTGGGTTGCATGGGACTAAATGAGGGAGTGGAAGAATGAGTAGATGTTGGATTCTAGAATATGTAAGTGTGTAGTTCAGACCACAATCCAAAgtatgcttatttatttttttaaaagctctattttaaaatagagccagtttgatctagtggttaaggcaccaacctGGAAAGTAGGAGATCCTGAGTTCACGTTCCACCATAGTCATGAAAGTCAGCTGCATGACATTGGACAGGTCACTCTCTTAGCCCAAAcgacctcacagggttgctgttatggaaaaaatagaaggaaaatgttttggatatgttcactgctttgacttgtttgtaaaaataaataggCAGGATACCAATAAATAGTGTTTAATGTATAAATAGGTTTGTGCTATTGAGTTTAATGAGCAAAAATTATGTTTTAGTTAGTTTGTGTAACTAAAGCAAACCTCTGTATTTTTATCTGACATAACACCTATCTGCTTGTCTTTATTTTGCTTAGATGTCATCAAAGAAAAAGGGCTAGAACATGTTACTGTTGATGATTTGGTGGCTGAAATTACTCCAAAAGGCAGAGGTAATAATGTTCTATTGCTTTGGTACTTGAGCATAAAGTGTACACTGAGTTGTTGGAATTAATTCTTTCTAGGCGCTGAGCAAACTTCATTTGTATAGCTTTAAGAAGATGACTGATTCATGTACCTTCCAATGATGCCCTGGAAtttacatttgcattttattccagtgtttttcaacctcagaaACTTTAatatgtgtagacttcaactcccagaattcttcaaccaGCAACACATCCTGGGAAAAGTCTACACACCTTTTaagctgctgaggttgagaaatattggttTATCTGGTCAAAAGGATAAACCAACCTTTGTTTCCTTGATCTCTGCATTAAAATATTCTCACATGTTGATTTGCTATGAAAATGCTTTGAGTCTTTTAGATGTGATTAGCCACTGAGGGTAACAACAAAAACTAAGAATAAAACTTACAATAATTTCAAGGGGACCTGTGAAGTCCTACTTGCAGGgatattaatattaattgaaAGAGCTGAAGTTGCTGAGATCGTCAGcgtgtttttaataatgatattCTAAATGGCTTAGCAATGCTCATCATCTCTGCTTTTTCATATTTCAAGATTTTGTTCACTGTCTCAGGGAAACATTTGTGCAGGCCCTGAGATATTGCTATAAATAATTATCACAGAATTATAGAATTTACAAGTGTTACATGGAGATGATCAATGCAGGATTCCAAATGAAAGCATCCGTAACAAATGCCAGCCTCTGTAGGAATATATTCAACAAAAACAAGCCCATTATCTgtctcaggggtccccaacctctggtctTGGACTGGCACCACACCGTGGCATGCCAGCATCCGGGCCACAGAAATGACTGAAGCCCCATCCGTGTGATGTAGGTAGCATGCAAAATCAATCTCACTCCGGTCCGTGGAAAAACCTCTTCCCACGGAATTGGTCCCTATCTGATTCTTAGGTAGTTTTTACTATCAGCCGGAATGTGCTTTCCAATAATGTAAGACAATTGCAAATAGTCCTTGATCTTTCACAACCATCATTGGGACCAGaattactgttgctaagtgaggtggTTGCTAACCGAGTTATGCccaattttaagacctttctaATGACACTAAGACATACAGCAAGGTTAAAAATGACAAAAGCGAATCAAAGAAGTTGGGAGCATTCTTTGATGCCTCCTAAATCACTTTCAGACCATGTTCAAATCTAGGTCATTTAACCGTGCATCTATTGCTTTGATTAACTTTTACCTTTCATTTCTGGATTGCAACACAGTGCAAAATAGAGTTCAGCAGTTCATTTCCATGATATACAAACTGGCCTTCTTTTCAGGTGCACTggatttggtttttaaaaaaaaatatactattttttatttttttaaaggcaaataaAACAACCATAGTACGTATATatctaaatacaaaaaagaaagaaaagctaatATTATAGTGCACCCACCAAGACCCTTCCCCCCCTTATATTTCTTTGTCTTTAACAactaaaagaaatacaatatattccatttttgcccttatcccctccaaaacaacatatattcttgagtaggtttattccctttgccttccaccaacactgattttataaaatccccccccccatatttcattataattgtttgctttGATCATCTCTTTGATCACCTTtgttatcatttgttgccatactcacTGGATTTGCTTTTTGAGCAGTCGTAGCATACTGCTGATGCACCTTTTGATCGATTTCAATCCCTAggcactgtcccaaaggtgctttttcaagaaggcaactggactttcttgtttttcttttgaagacatttcgcttctcatccaagaagcttcttcagctctgacaggatgttggggaatggaagggaatggaatggctATCctatcagagcagtggtgggttctggatcccattgcaacctgTATGGTTGCAATGGAGctcggcatcctccacatgaaggCGCGCAGAGcgcgcgcatgcatcttaccatccagcaatagcaatagcagttagacttatataccgcttcatagggctttcagccctctctaagcggtttacagagtcagcatatcgcccccacagtctgggtcctcatttcacccacctcggaaggatggaaggctgagtcaaccttgagccggtgagattagaaccgctgaactgcagataacagtcagctgaagtggcctgcagtactgcaccctaaccactgcgccacctcggctctaatgccTTTGCGATGCactagctgctcggcggagcatcgcacatgGCGCATATAGCGCCAAAGGGTTTAAAGataggtaaggagcacgggcaagCAGGTAGGCCCTCTGGAACACCGTATCgaaacggtacccggtgctctgggcagacTCCGGTACATCCATATTGGGGCCTACCGCTTGCAATCCACCACtgtgtcagagctgaagaagctttttggatgagaagccaaacctcttcaaaagaaaaaaaaaaagaaaatccagttgtctcctgaaaaagcatctttgggacaatcatgacctggacgACCGAGAATCTCAACAGACAATCCCTAGGCACTATTCCCAAGCAAGACATCCCATATCCTATACTTGTGCCTTTTGATGTATTTTTCCAAATGCATTTTTCATCTGTCTCTACTACAcataatttgtttattttcagtCTGCCACTCTACCAAGCGTGTTCCAAAGTTTCTTTCAAGCAACTAAGACTATTTTTGGGTTGAGCTTGATTTGGTGGCTCACACAGACACATTCATGTTGTTATATGGGTCTGATTCAAATGTTGGCATTCCATGCTTTTTGTAAGAATTTTGGACTTCTCATTCCAGTCCTATCTATGGTCAATCATACTTAGCTTTCTAGATTGCCAACATTAATCAGGTGGTGCCACATGACAAATATACCTGCATCCACGGTCATAAACATAGTAATGCACAAAGGATAGTACAATATTGTATAAACAAACAGTTCTCAagttatgactgtaattgagctTGGCAGTAATTCATGTTGCTAAGCATGTGACTTTTACACCTTTTTTGCTGTGACTGAGTGACTGATACAGCTGTTAAGTGACCCCAATGGAAATTTTTTACCGGAAATTTtttaccggaaaccagaagttacACATCAGTGTCCAGCAGAAATCATaataaattgcaattaaaaagGTGTAAATGCGGGCAAACACTCAAAATGCGATCACATGACTATAGAGTGTGGTCTGGCTGTTGAACTTGAAAACctggtcataagtagctctgGGCAGGTCCGTCGTAACTTTGATCACTGAGTGACgagttgtaagttggggactatctgtatttgaaaTGATTTGCATAAAAGAGCAATGGTTTCATcttgctcttttctttttcttttctttttcagctttaGTACCTGATAGTGTAAAGAAAGAACTTCTACAGAGAATAAGAACATTTCTGGCTCAACATGCCAGTCTTTGAGCCGTCCATTTGAATCTTCCCATGCTTTAACATGCTGTGTTCAGTGAATCACATGAAAAACTGAACATTTTTCATACTTCCAAGTTCAAgttcactgttttttaaaaatattttgtttacttACTCCAAGTCCACTTCGATATCCTGACTTCTTAATGTTTGAATAAAAAGAACAATGCCAACAACCTGCACTTACATATTGAAATCAAGGATGTTTTGCCATTGTGTGTCTTAATGGGTCTGACCTGAGTCTATATACTTTAATATTAAATGGCTTCTCTGCCATCCCGCTAGATGAATCCTGCAGAAAGGATAGGAAAgaataaattctaaatatttgGTGTCAATTGCAAAACAGCACAGCAGCAGagggaaagcaaagaggaaaATAGATTACCGTACCATGGCTCCAAATAATGGCGCATGACTAGTGACATGCAAATCCAGCCATTGCAGGCTTACCATGCTGACCTCGGATGAAAAGGCCAGCGTTTGTGTAACAACTTACACATTTTGTCATCTGTTTGCTTTTCCCTCCACCCCTTGGATGTCCAGGAGAAGAAGAATTCCTTTGAAATAATGGAAGGTACAGAATAGTAAACTTCAGATTCTGCCACCTTTTAGCCTGTCACAGTCCCTAATGAGTAAGTAATAAGATGAATTCAgtcatcatcttcttttttctaaaaaaaaagtaataagtaATGTGTTTCATGACCAAAGAAGCCATATTCCATAATCTGCAACACAATTTGGGCCACATATACTCCAGTTGCTACAAAAATATCAGGATGTCAAAAATACAAGGCTCTCAGAAATCAAGCATGCTTCTTACTTATTAGTATAATGTATAGGTTTGATTGAAATAATGTAGTAGCATTATTTTGAAAGTTTTAAATTTGAATGGCTCAATAGATCTgagtctagaatagaatagagttggaagggaccttggaagtcttctagtcaaatcccctgcttaggcaggaaaccctacaccactacagacaaatggttatccaacatcatcttaaaaacgtccagtgttggggcattcacaatttctggaggcaagttgttccactgattaattgttctaactttcaggaaatttctccttagttctaggtttctccTCTCCTTGTTTAGCTTCTAGGAGACTAGCTTTAGGAGAGATTAGCTTCTCTACTAAATTGAACCT from Thamnophis elegans isolate rThaEle1 chromosome 8, rThaEle1.pri, whole genome shotgun sequence includes these protein-coding regions:
- the ENY2 gene encoding transcription and mRNA export factor ENY2 — encoded protein: MNKDAQMRATINQKLIETGERERLKELLRAKLIECGWKDQLKAHCKDVIKEKGLEHVTVDDLVAEITPKGRALVPDSVKKELLQRIRTFLAQHASL